The DNA region CGATGATGGTATATAAGCCCTCCGCTGCACAGGCGTCGACAATGCGATCAATGAGCTTGAAGCCTTCCTGCTTGATGATGCCCGGGTTGTGGTCGTCAAGGAAGTGGTGGTAATTGATGGGGATGCGGATACAGTTTAGACCAAGGGAGGCAAGAAAGCGGGCGTCGGAGGGAGTGAAGAAGTATTCGAGGAACTTCACGGGTGTTAGACCATGACCAGtagtggaagaaggggcaACAGAGCAGACCTtgtcgaagaagaagtcatATTTCTCCTGACCGAGAACCTCGAGCATTGCCTTCCTCATCTCATTCTCATGACCAGGGTAGCCAGTGATGAAGTTCTCCATGTTGGTGTGACCGCCAGTGGCACACTGTTAATAGTCAGTGGTATTTCCCAGCATACTCTAGAATAATTGACACTGACACCTTTGAGAATTACCTGCTTtccatcagcatcaacgaTGTCAGTCCCCTCCACACGGAGGCATCTCATTGGTGTCTTTGGCGCCATCTTTCCTTCAGTGCCCAAAGAGCAATGTGTGAAGGGGGATGGAATCCAGACAACAGTTGAACGGTCATGACAACGTTGATGTACTCGCATGGCATGGCTGACCATTGGAGCGCATACACCTGTTCGTCATGTGGGCACCGCCGGAGGGGTTCGGGCATCAATACACCGCGCCCCGGTTGCCCCACACCGATCCCGGATGTCAAACTCCGGACTGTATCCACAGAAAGAAGGACTAAATAATCTAACCGGAGGGCAAACCCAGTAGACTGCATTGGATGTGATGTTTGCGATCTCAAAGAGCTTGGTTCGCAGAGGAGGTCTTGGTAATTGGtggcttctttttcctttcacgaccgtcgaggatggtgcaAGTGCAACTGTCCTGGGTAAACGGGGCGCGGCCGAAGCATACCCATCAAGTGTCGGTCGCAGTTTGCTCAAGATGTGCTTGACATCCTCGTTCTGGTAAATTGTACAATGAAGAGCCTGAAGATAGATCCATGATCCCATTTCTGTTTCGTGAATTGGGTGCTACAATTGGTCGAGAAGACGTCGTTTAGAGAGGGTGGGTTaagaaggaagaagagtCGCCATGTGACTAGAAGCGGACATGGTGCCTTTTAGTTGTATACCTAGGTAGAGATAGGTACCATTTTGCCAGTGGTTGGCACAATGAACAGGAGCTGCCAACTGACGCTTCTATCAatgtcacacggcaaaagccaaccacccgcaaccacggccaacaacactgtcgataccaccgcaaggaggggtaactgcaagtTGTGAACCAGTggtcaaagtgaggcagacaatcagaaggcatggtggttatcaaaggaagcccactggctctgtaagatattggaggacttggcagcgaCCTgaggccaacaagggcacgggccaggcaagggaggataaaatacgcgttcaggatcatcaagactgtatttccttcttctttcggtatcacagaccttcgaggccattgaagattataagcctgaattgaaccatgaagttccaagccctgatattacagcccttgtcacaatcAATCTAGAGTGGAATCAAACTTGCTAAGTGGGGTGCCTCTAAATCCTGTTTATTACTTGTCAGACCTACAGAATCGGCTTACAACAAGATGTGGGACATCTCACATGGGGTTGTCAATGCCCATATCCCAAATCTCGTTGCGAGTCGGTTCTGTAGGCCCAGCAACTAGGTAGGGTACGGAAACAAGATGAAAAAGCTGAAGAATGATTTGTATACTTCCCCAATTATTCCCGATGGTGTTTTCTCTTCCACTCCTCAACGGCGTCAATTACAATCTGCGCCACAGATAGCACTCTTTCCTCACCCAGTCGGCGTCCAAACAGCTGAATGGCAGCCGGGGTGCCATCGAAGAGTTCGGGATCGTCCGTCTGACTGTCAGCGTACTGTCCATTCGTTTGATGATTGTTATATTTACATGAAGCCATGTTTCGCCGATCCTTGTCGGTAAGGGGTTGGAAGTTTGGGTCCAGGGTGTCCAGGTTCTTATCCGCAACTGTAATCGGTATCACGGCGATGCAAAAGTTGAGCACGTTGAGAGCACTTGTGTACGCCGAATGAATGAACTTTCCAGGTGGAATGGCACTATGTGGACCGGCCGGAGCAATGGCAACGTCAACAGGCCGACCTGATGAGGTTAGCATGTTCTGGAAGTGCCAGGTGTCTCACGCGGAAGTCATTACCAGAACTTGTTTTGCCTGCGGAAGACTGCCAGTAATCGTTGTATTTCCAGCGCTAGTCCTTCATTTTGAGCACCACCTGCTCATACTCTGGGAGTGGAATAGGAGGTCTGCGCTTGCCGCCGGGGACACGTTCACGATTTCGGGGAAGATAGGCTCCCCGGACTGTTGAATTGCTTCCCAAACGTCAGGACAGCCGTCACTCCGTGCAATCGGACCCTAGGAAAGTGTTTGGTCAACTCCCTTCGACATAGTGAAGCAGGTTACTCACATGTATCCTCAGAAGTGTAATTGTTCGAAGGAAGCACCCAGTCCAGGAGCTCCGACGCGCACGCAAATGTCAGTACTTTAAAGTAACTCTAGAGCAGATTTCAGCATACCTCAAAATCTGCATTCGTCAAAGCCTGTTTCACGATCTCCAGGGCCCGGGCAACTGGTGGATGCGGAACTACGATGCCGTCATTTGGCATGAACCCAAAAGTTGGTTTACGGTCCGATTCGTCGTCGTTTTCGTACTCCTTGCCCGCTCGCCATGGAATAGGGTGTGTGTATGGATCACGGGTCCAAGGCTCTGTTGACAAGAGAGATATGAACATAAGTTGTAGACTGGCTACAGAGTGTGCCATGATTCCTGCCACTGTGGGCATAACCTCTTGGCCCCGGCCCCTGATATATGGTCAGCACTAGAATAATATCCAGACCCTTGAGCGCTATGTGACATCTATATATACTTACGGTATTGGCTACGTCTCTGAATGATAGACGCCCCGCGGAGGGCTTTATGTTGTAGACACCCTGATAAGACGCCGGCATAGATACCGAGCCTCCAATTATCAGTAGCGATGCCAAAGGCACTGCTGCCGATAAATTGCGTAGCACCCTCCCCTACACCATGATCAGTTCAAAAACACaataacgtacattataagcgagtcgcgcatataagcgagtcgcgcactggccattgcgacgcgttctctctacacttaacatcatttttctctacaacccaacatgccacctactttaaaggaagcgagggtaat from Podospora pseudocomata strain CBS 415.72m chromosome 3, whole genome shotgun sequence includes:
- a CDS encoding hypothetical protein (COG:I; COG:J; COG:T; EggNog:ENOG503NTYP), with product MASARLAYMRDSLIISAFGIATDNWRLGIYAGVLSGCLQHKALRGASIIQRRSQYQPWTRDPYTHPIPWRAGKEYENDDESDRKPTFGFMPNDGIVVPHPPVARALEIVKQALTNADFEGPIARSDGCPDVWEAIQQSGEPIFPEIVNVSPAASADLLFHSQSRPVDVAIAPAGPHSAIPPGKFIHSAYTSALNVLNFCIAVIPITVADKNLDTLDPNFQPLTDKDRRNMASCKYNNHQTNGQYADSQTDDPELFDGTPAAIQLFGRRLGEERVLSVAQIVIDAVEEWKRKHHRE